aatttttagtatcacacaaaatatagatatattttaataataaaaaaatattaaactcttaaaagtaaaataacagATTGATACATttgaaaaacatgaaaaaattgtattctatTTTAGCGCAGTGAACATGTTAGGATTATGCAAACGGAAACACACTCTGCGATAAGAGATGTCTctgtattttcaatttcttactTTACCCACTAAAAGCGCTATATCCGTCAAAACAAGTCTGGCTTTCGGACTTTTATCGATCGTTTCCGACGATTTTGTTTCAGGTATGAACCAAGAGGCCATCCAGCGAGTCGCGCAGAATCTTCCGCACCATATGCTGCACTCGCTGTCGCAGGTGGCGAATCAAACGCCGCATCACTATCCGCCGCACACTCCGGGAGCAGCCGGCGCGGCCAATTACGGCGGCGTGCACACGTATCCGAACACGCCGTACACGCCATCCGGCCAAACTCCGTTCATGACCCCGTATCAGACGCCGCATCACACGCCGCATCACGGCCAGCCCACACCTAGATACGGCCAGCAGACCCCCAGTCATCATCAGGGACCGTTTGTGCATCCGCCGCCGCCCTCGATGACCCCCAGTCATCACAGATCTACTCAGTCGCATAGACCTACGCCGCCCATGTCCACTCCTTCCGGCGATCCGACAGACTGGAAGAAGGCGGCCGAAGCGTGGGCACGACTGAAGAGCGGTCCCCGTGTCTCGTGAGTATCCTTGCCTTTCTCATTTTGCAATCCGATAGGATCGTCTCAATGAATTCCATCTCTCACTAATAAATTGAGTAAAGATTCTATGAAAAACTGTTGATTTGAGATGTTAATGCGAGTGTTGCCGACGAATTTATTTGAACGGTCGTATGTGCTTTCAGTGGATCAACGCCTAGGTACGATGAGTCAAGGAAAACTCCGCGTAATTACGACGAATCGATAGGCAGAACAACGCCCTCCGGAAGAAGCAGACCGTCCTCTACACGAACCCCATCGTACAAGTCTCCGCGCGGCACTCCGCACACGAATTCTAGTCCGCGGAGTATGTCCCTCAGCGGGGACGGTACTCCTTTGTACGACGAAAGCTAACGGAGTTACATGTGCATAgtcgattatatttattaattacgtgATATGTTGTGTGCGAGCAGCGAACGCGGGTTGACGAGCACCTGTTTCGGTGCTCGGTTATCGATGAAAGACAGGTGTCGTTGATTGCTCGCGTTCGAACGGATCGCTCAAGAGGGGAGAGCCCATTGATTGGCCGCCGTAAGCTGCGTCGTATCCGTACGATTTACAGCAATTCTAGTGCTATCACATCAGTGTgatctatttattttgtagcGATTTCTTCCTACAGTGTACATAAAGTCTATGGGAAATCCGCTGAAGGCCTAGAAGCACGCCCGGCAATTTTCTTGACTCATTTTCACACACTTTGACGGCACCGATGGAAAGTATCGTAATTGCAAAAACCACAATTTTCTTTCAGAAGAATCATTTGTACGATCTTTTTCTTCTCAAATGCTCTTCGTTACAGTCGCACTATTGAATCGAGACGAAAAGGAACTACAATGAATTAgagttgcaatattttttgaaacgtAATTGTAATCGAAGATGCTTGAGAATACAGTTACAATATTTTGCATCAATGCTATCGGCATATTAGATTGTAAAATACACACGGAGAACCGATTGCTCGaactattaataatgttaGCGGTACAGCCGCGGCTCTTAAGCGCGgcattatgtatattaaatagtctttatatataaaattccatATAGTATATCGTTTTAGGATATAGTCACATTTGTTTGAAATTACTTGAATAGCTTGCGTTTATTTAATCCTCATTTAAAAGAGCATCTTATCTTGtgtaaaaatgtgcaaaatcgcaaaaaaaaaaaaaaaactactaTTTTGTAATCTGCCTCAGTTATTTACAACCTTTATTCGAATATATATGTACCaacaaattatgtatgtaccaacaaattatatatgtttcttaAATACTTAGAACAGATGGTATTTCGTACATACAATTTATACAGTTGTTAAACAGTAATATGAAACACGAAAGCAATATATCTCAAAtctgttgtttttttctttggcaATCCTACCTTTTGTTCCTCgtctttcataaatatttacaacgaGTTCTGTCCACACAAGAATATCTCTCTTTTAAGGCCACTTTAATCGACCAGTAACTTTTCAAAATAGtcaatttaaaaacttatatatgTCGATCCTaacataaatcttttatttagcATATGAATAGAAAGTGTATAAAAGTcgacagtaaaaaaaaaaaatatttatagtactaacattataatgttatatataatatttacgttATGGAAGAAATTTTCTcctattgcaatatttaattctttatgcAATCCTCTAAccgttgattaaatttaaaacattggAAAATGTGGCCCttggaaaataaaactttcatattACACTGTAATGCCACTTTATAACTTGTGCGATCCCGaattcgttaaaaaaagaatattgaaatttttgcctACGacaatatcttataaaatacgaacaaaatattttatattaaagaataatttataaacgcaaaataaaaaaaattattttcttaaaattatcaaaaatgtcaacaatgtaaatattaatataatgtgaaAACCTTTGCATGATTATCGTCCAAAATCGATATTTGATCCTCTGACAAAAAGTCTTCTGAAACTGGAACATCCTTATAATAAGCACAGGTCACATTGTTGCTGGCCTTTTTCGTTAATGAACAGTAAGTCGTAtagctaaataaataaagcaaatcataatataaataccaTAGCATTgcttaaattagaaaaaaacgcattgaataaatggaaattacttattgttagGTTTAGTTGTGCCTTCGTGTGAGGTTGTGTTTTGCAATGAGTAGAAAGATGTTCGTCTTTTCAGCTGATCTTTCAAGGAGTCCGCATCTGCATAAACTTTCGGCTGCGAGTTGCACAAACGCtgcataaaaagaaattgaatgtATAGTTTTTCttgatgtaacaaaaagagaataatttaatttttatttgaatcaattttaCGTTACCTTATGCAGAGACCTTGCTTTCTCTTCTTCGCTATCAGTGGATGAAGAGATCAATCTTCTTTGTGCCCTCCGTCGTTTGATCGCGGATTTTTTCGAGTTGCCCGACTTTTTCGTGGTGCTCGTAGCTTTGATGTTAGGTAACTTGTTGGAAGATGGAGTTTTTTCAGTAATGATTGTTTAAGTCaataatttgtacatttttcgttaatatatcatatttaatgaAGAAATATTGGCTcgtgtaataagtaatttcgtATATTCCccaataaatgtttttaaacaaCATGCTTTTACATAACATGAAAAAGTCGTAACGAAAACAATAGATGGAACTCGATTGCAACTTCGACAagcgaatatttaatttaattgcgttTTAATTCAACttatcaagaaattatttattacacaagtcaatattattatatctataatataagTCAAACTTACttgctttttatttgtatcagAATCCTCATTCGATTCGGACAGTTTCTGCTTATTCACACTTTGCATCTTCGATGCACTTTTGGACTCAACTTCctgttttgtttctttaacattctagaaagtagaaaatatttgagtTAACAGGCAACTGctataaaatcattaatgaaatattttgtaattacagCGATCTACCTACCAATGCTTTGTTCGAGTCGTTTTTCAGTGAAGCAAATGACGATTCTTGCAAACTGCGTTGCTTGACGTCCTCCTTGATAATCACGTCTGAATCGTGCGATTGTGCGGATTTTAAATCCGTGCTCttacttattttcaaattcaGATTCATCGGTGTCAAACTGGTTATGAAAGGTTTGGACCTCTTCATTGCAACCTCGCTTTCCGATCTGATGAATTCTTTACGCAGTCCTCGAGGAGATTTTTCGACAAAATTACTATTGCTCTCACTATCAATCATAATGTCTTTGTCCAAATAACGTGGCATTGTGCTTGGTTTCTGCGTGTTGGTGTCTGTAGTAATGATATCGATGTCAGAATCGACATCGGTAATGTAATCGACATCGGAAATAATTTGCGAATATGCCTGCGGTTGTGGAAACTTCGCAGTTCCGCGCGAATTTTGTTCCTTTATAAAGGCATTTAGATAAACTTTTCGTGCATCAAATTGTTGCGTGCGCATTGCAGGTTTGTTTCCTTCGTGTATATCTGCATTGTTCCTAGGTGCCTCTTGATTGGTGAAAAAAGTGGTTCCGTGCGGTCTTTGATGCACAACTGTTTTGTGGCGTCTTCCTGCATTCGTCGCTTCATCGTGCGTACTTGTGCAAGGTTCGGAAAGTAAAGTCTCTTTGGCACTCGCGATTAGAATTGTCCTTTGAACAGATTCAGACTCGACTCCTCTCGCATTGTGCTGCGAATTCGCCGCATATTtctgagaaattattttctttttcacttgACGCTTGTGCATTCTTTCTCTGTGTCTTAAGACTCGTTCAATCTGTATTTTTGGTATGCCCGAGTAAATCTCACTCTCTGATTTGtccaaatttttgtaattgttgcGCTCCGGCTTAGTACTTGGATTCGACTGATGAGCAGTGATAGAGTCATTTTTTACGCTTTCGTATCCCAGATCGCTAGAATGCATGTAGTTTTTCGGTTCCATCGTTCGGTTTTCAATCTTGTTAGTGTCTACACAATTGCTATCGAGCATGGCGGTCTGCTGTGGCGGAGTCTGTTCCGACTTGGAAGCATGTTGTCTTGCGAGAACCATCGGGCTGTAACTGCATTCTGGCGATTCATAAGACGCTATGTAATTCAAACAATCAAACATCTCGACAATCTTATCAATATATGCCTGAGAACAATTCTTATCTatcaaattattgataataatattcagtttATCCTCCTGAATGTAGTCCTTCAATCTGGTCGTTTTCCTGGAAGAGTGCGATGTATTTACGTTCGGTTTAAAATTCTGTTCACTATCTTCGTTATATGCTAAGCTCGTTTGTGCAACAGGTGCTTCGTTTTCTGACTCGGGAATAAAAGACTTTATGaacaaagtatttttcttataactttGAGAACTGTATTTcaagcaattatatttttccttcttttttggAAACTTATTACTTGAATATTCAGACTGGATACATTCAGCTAATCTGTAAGACTTTGTTCTGGAAGCAACTCCATCATTTTTCGCGCATGTGTAAGTCAGATCTGTCATTTCACTCTTCAAGTCGTCATCGCTATCGGTAATAGAAGTAGGCCAATGAAATGTTATCGGACATCCCTGGTTAACGTATGTTCTCCATAGCAGATAAACATTTTCCCAGTCATCGGGAAAGccgttgtaaaattttccgcgtACATAATTTGGCAAATCTGCGTGAGAGTGACAAGTGATTAATGTGTCAAATGGATTAATATGTCGATAAAATGGATTTTACTCAATTACCATTTGTTTCGTCAAAAATATTCCCttcaagataatatttatatttgaatttcgATTCAATACATGTTGCGGTATATCTTCTTGATATAGGCTTGCTGTGTGAAATTTTTCcgctattgaaaaaaataaaatattaatcaatatagtgaaaaaaatattaaaaattcaaagaagTTAATTAACGATGTCTACATTTTGTCTACTTACCATTCCAACGttcctttaattattaattcatattgATTGTTCAACATAACTTTCCATTTTGAAAACACTCTTTGAACCTTTTGTATAACATTGGTGGAAATCCTTGATGAAATATAAGATTGTGGATAATCTTTGCTAATATTTGTATTAGCGGATACAGAGCTGGAGGCGCACTTCATGGAAAGAGTATTTGGTAGAGAAAATTGTGCATAACTGT
The window above is part of the Linepithema humile isolate Giens D197 chromosome 8, Lhum_UNIL_v1.0, whole genome shotgun sequence genome. Proteins encoded here:
- the LOC105678564 gene encoding uncharacterized protein isoform X1; the protein is MNQCIQSETTFQVLETDEQFKKLLCLKSTLLKKHNKNLDNKLMSSVTTWSNISSIKEDTLDINYLNSSLNSRISHIFSSESEILSYSNILRNIPLKKKHYNTNNENIMATSSDKQCNVNKDKFDHLLMPPPVGSTIYHTHGKTQDRIRMSSNDKKAASTVQDSYAQFSLPNTLSMKCASSSVSANTNISKDYPQSYISSRISTNVIQKVQRVFSKWKVMLNNQYELIIKGTLECGKISHSKPISRRYTATCIESKFKYKYYLEGNIFDETNDLPNYVRGKFYNGFPDDWENVYLLWRTYVNQGCPITFHWPTSITDSDDDLKSEMTDLTYTCAKNDGVASRTKSYRLAECIQSEYSSNKFPKKKEKYNCLKYSSQSYKKNTLFIKSFIPESENEAPVAQTSLAYNEDSEQNFKPNVNTSHSSRKTTRLKDYIQEDKLNIIINNLIDKNCSQAYIDKIVEMFDCLNYIASYESPECSYSPMVLARQHASKSEQTPPQQTAMLDSNCVDTNKIENRTMEPKNYMHSSDLGYESVKNDSITAHQSNPSTKPERNNYKNLDKSESEIYSGIPKIQIERVLRHRERMHKRQVKKKIISQKYAANSQHNARGVESESVQRTILIASAKETLLSEPCTSTHDEATNAGRRHKTVVHQRPHGTTFFTNQEAPRNNADIHEGNKPAMRTQQFDARKVYLNAFIKEQNSRGTAKFPQPQAYSQIISDVDYITDVDSDIDIITTDTNTQKPSTMPRYLDKDIMIDSESNSNFVEKSPRGLRKEFIRSESEVAMKRSKPFITSLTPMNLNLKISKSTDLKSAQSHDSDVIIKEDVKQRSLQESSFASLKNDSNKALNVKETKQEVESKSASKMQSVNKQKLSESNEDSDTNKKQLPNIKATSTTKKSGNSKKSAIKRRRAQRRLISSSTDSEEEKARSLHKRLCNSQPKVYADADSLKDQLKRRTSFYSLQNTTSHEGTTKPNNNYTTYCSLTKKASNNVTCAYYKDVPVSEDFLSEDQISILDDNHAKVFTLY
- the LOC105678564 gene encoding uncharacterized protein isoform X2, which translates into the protein MNQCIQSETTFQVLETDEQFKKLLCLKSTLLKKHNKNLDNKLMSSVTTWSNISSIKEDTLDINYLNSSLNSRISHIFSSESEILSYSNILRNIPLKKKHYNTNNENIMATSSDKQCNVNKDKFDHLLMPPPVGSTIYHTHGKTQDRIRMSSNDKKAASTVQDSYAQFSLPNTLSMKCASSSVSANTNISKDYPQSYISSRISTNVIQKVQRVFSKWKVMLNNQYELIIKGTLECGKISHSKPISRRYTATCIESKFKYKYYLEGNIFDETNDLPNYVRGKFYNGFPDDWENVYLLWRTYVNQGCPITFHWPTSITDSDDDLKSEMTDLTYTCAKNDGVASRTKSYRLAECIQSEYSSNKFPKKKEKYNCLKYSSQSYKKNTLFIKSFIPESENEAPVAQTSLAYNEDSEQNFKPNVNTSHSSRKTTRLKDYIQEDKLNIIINNLIDKNCSQAYIDKIVEMFDCLNYIASYESPECSYSPMVLARQHASKSEQTPPQQTAMLDSNCVDTNKIENRTMEPKNYMHSSDLGYESVKNDSITAHQSNPSTKPERNNYKNLDKSESEIYSGIPKIQIERVLRHRERMHKRQVKKKIISQKYAANSQHNARGVESESVQRTILIASAKETLLSEPCTSTHDEATNAGRRHKTVVHQRPHGTTFFTNQEAPRNNADIHEGNKPAMRTQQFDARKVYLNAFIKEQNSRGTAKFPQPQAYSQIISDVDYITDVDSDIDIITTDTNTQKPSTMPRYLDKDIMIDSESNSNFVEKSPRGLRKEFIRSESEVAMKRSKPFITSLTPMNLNLKISKSTDLKSAQSHDSDVIIKEDVKQRSLQESSFASLKNDSNKALNVKETKQEVESKSASKMQSVNKQKLSESNEDSDTNKKQLPNIKATSTTKKSGNSKKSAIKRRRAQRRLISSSTDSEEEKARSLHKRLCNSQPKVYADADSLKDQLKRRTSFYSLQNTTSHEGTTKPNNNYTTYCSLTKKASNNVTCAYYKDVPVSEDFLSEDQISILDDNHAK
- the LOC105678564 gene encoding uncharacterized protein isoform X3; protein product: MSSVTTWSNISSIKEDTLDINYLNSSLNSRISHIFSSESEILSYSNILRNIPLKKKHYNTNNENIMATSSDKQCNVNKDKFDHLLMPPPVGSTIYHTHGKTQDRIRMSSNDKKAASTVQDSYAQFSLPNTLSMKCASSSVSANTNISKDYPQSYISSRISTNVIQKVQRVFSKWKVMLNNQYELIIKGTLECGKISHSKPISRRYTATCIESKFKYKYYLEGNIFDETNDLPNYVRGKFYNGFPDDWENVYLLWRTYVNQGCPITFHWPTSITDSDDDLKSEMTDLTYTCAKNDGVASRTKSYRLAECIQSEYSSNKFPKKKEKYNCLKYSSQSYKKNTLFIKSFIPESENEAPVAQTSLAYNEDSEQNFKPNVNTSHSSRKTTRLKDYIQEDKLNIIINNLIDKNCSQAYIDKIVEMFDCLNYIASYESPECSYSPMVLARQHASKSEQTPPQQTAMLDSNCVDTNKIENRTMEPKNYMHSSDLGYESVKNDSITAHQSNPSTKPERNNYKNLDKSESEIYSGIPKIQIERVLRHRERMHKRQVKKKIISQKYAANSQHNARGVESESVQRTILIASAKETLLSEPCTSTHDEATNAGRRHKTVVHQRPHGTTFFTNQEAPRNNADIHEGNKPAMRTQQFDARKVYLNAFIKEQNSRGTAKFPQPQAYSQIISDVDYITDVDSDIDIITTDTNTQKPSTMPRYLDKDIMIDSESNSNFVEKSPRGLRKEFIRSESEVAMKRSKPFITSLTPMNLNLKISKSTDLKSAQSHDSDVIIKEDVKQRSLQESSFASLKNDSNKALNVKETKQEVESKSASKMQSVNKQKLSESNEDSDTNKKQLPNIKATSTTKKSGNSKKSAIKRRRAQRRLISSSTDSEEEKARSLHKRLCNSQPKVYADADSLKDQLKRRTSFYSLQNTTSHEGTTKPNNNYTTYCSLTKKASNNVTCAYYKDVPVSEDFLSEDQISILDDNHAKVFTLY